From Desulfonatronovibrio hydrogenovorans DSM 9292:
TTTTATTTCACCCTGCCTGACCCGGACCAGCCGCCCTTTAAAACCCGCGAGGATGGGTATGCCTGAGAAAATCATTCTTCTGGTTGAAGACAATCCAGACGATGTCCTGCTGACCAGAAGGGCCCTCCAAAAGAACAACATCCTCAATCAGCTGGTAGTGGCCAGGGACGGAGTAGAAGCCCTGGACTACCTTTTGTGCAGGGGTGAACATCAACACAGAGACCAGTCCACCCAGCCCCAGGTCATCCTTCTGGACTTGAAGCTCCCCCGCCTGGACGGGCTGGAAGTTCTAAGGACCATCCGCTCCAGCCCCGGCACTAAGCTTTTGCCGGTGGTCATCCTGACCTCCTCGGATGAAGAACAGGACCGCCTGGAAACCTACAGCCTTGGAGCCAACAGCTACATCCGAAAGCCTGTGGATTTTCAACAATTTATGGAAGCCATCCATCAGCTGGGCCTTTACTGGCTGGTCCTTAACCAGACCCCGCCCACTACCGGAGGATGATCATGCAGACTTTGCATGTACTTATAGTTGAAGATTCCCAGGATGATGTCCAGCTTGTCCTGCGGGCCCTGGAAAAAGGAGGCTACCAGCCTGTCTATGAACGAGTGGAAACTGCTGAAGACTTGTCAAAAGCCCTGGACAAGTCCTGGGATCTGATCATTTCCGACCATGTCATGCCAAGACTCGATTCTTTCCAGGCCTTAAAAATACTCCAGCAGACCGGTCAGGATATTCCCTTCATCCTTGTCTCTGGCAGCATAGGAGAGGAAACCGCTGTCAAGGCCATGAGAAACGGGGTGAATGACTATATCATGAAGGACAAGC
This genomic window contains:
- a CDS encoding response regulator, which translates into the protein MPEKIILLVEDNPDDVLLTRRALQKNNILNQLVVARDGVEALDYLLCRGEHQHRDQSTQPQVILLDLKLPRLDGLEVLRTIRSSPGTKLLPVVILTSSDEEQDRLETYSLGANSYIRKPVDFQQFMEAIHQLGLYWLVLNQTPPTTGG